From one Cynocephalus volans isolate mCynVol1 chromosome X, mCynVol1.pri, whole genome shotgun sequence genomic stretch:
- the PLXNA3 gene encoding plexin-A3: MPAVCLLPLLFLAVGGGLGSSRPFRAFVVTDTTLTHLAVHRVTGEVFVGAVNRVFKLAPNLTELRAHVTGPVEDNARCYPPPSMRVCAHRLAPVDNVNKLLLIDYAAHRLVACGSIWQGICQFLRLDDLFKLGEPHHRKEHYLSGAQEPDSMAGVIVEQGQGPSKLFVGTAVDGKSEYFPTLSSRKLVGDEDSADMFSLVYQDEFVSSQIKIPSDTLSLYPAFDIYYIYGFVSASFVYFLTLQLDTQQTLLDTAGEKFFTSKIVRMCTGDSEFYSYVEFPIGCSWRGVEYRLVQSAHLAKPGPLLAQALGVPADEDVLFTIFSQGQKNRASPPRQTILCLFTLSNINAHIRHRIQSCYRGEGTLALPWLLNKELPCINTPMQINGNFCGLVLNQPLGGLHVIEGLPLLADSTDGMASVAAYTYHQHSVVFIGTRSGSLKKVRVDGSQDAHLYETVPVVDGSPILRDLLFSPDYLHIYLLSEKQVSLLPVETCEQYLTCAACLGSGDPHCGWCVLQHRCCREGACPGASAPHGFAEELSKCVQVRVRPNNVSVTSPGVQLTVAMRNVPDLSAGVSCAFEEVTESKAILLPSGELRCPSPSLQELQALTRGHGATRTVRLQLLSKETGVRFAGADFVFYNCSVLQSCMSCVGSPYPCHWCKYRHVCTSHPHECSFQEGRVHSPEGCPEILPSGDLLIPVGVMQPLTLRAKNLPQPQSGQKNYECVVRVQGRQQRVPAVRFNSSSVQCQNASYSYEGDEYGDTELDFSVVWDGDFPIDKPPSFRALLYKCWAQRPSCGLCLKADPRFNCGWCISEHRCQLRAHCPAPKTNWMHPSQRGVRCSHPRIAQIHPLMGPKEGGTRVTIVGENLGLTSREVGLRVAGVRCNSIPAEYVSAERIVCEMEESLVPSPPPGPAELCVGDCSADFRTQSEQLYSFVTPTFDRVSPGRGPASGGTRLTISGSFLDAGSRVMVTVRDGECQFVRRDAEAIVCISPVSTLGPSQAPITLAIDRANISSPGVIYTYTQDPTVTHLEPTWSIINGSTAITVSGTHLLTVQEPRVRAKYRGIETTNTCQVINDTAMLCKAPGIFLGRPQPQAQGEHPDEFGFLLDHVQTARSLNRSSFTYYPDPSFEPLGPSGILDVKPGSHVVLKGKNLIPAAAGSSRLNYTVLIGGRPCALTVSDTQLLCDSPSQTGRQPVMVLVGGLEFWLGTLHITAERALTLPATVGLAAGGGLLLLAITAVLVAYKRKTQDADRTLKRLQLQMDNLESRVALECKEAFAELQTDINELTNHMDGVQIPFLDYRTYAVRVLFPGIEAHPVLKELDTPPNVEKALRLFGQLLHSRAFLLTFIHTLEAQSSFSMRDRGTVASLTMVALQSRLDYATGLLKQLLADLIEKNLESKNHPKLLLRRTESVAEKMLTNWFTFLLHKFLKECAGEPLFLLYCAIKQQMEKGPIDAITGEARYSLSEDKLIRQQIDYKTLTLHCMCPESEASAQVPVKVLNCDSITQAKDKLLDAVYKGIPYSQRPKAEDMDLEWRQGRMARIILQDEDVTTKIECDWKRVNSLAHYQVTDGSLVALVPKQVSAYNMANSFTFTRSLSRYESLLRTASSPDSLRSRAPMITPDQETGTKLWHLVKNHDHADHREGDRGSKMVSEIYLTRLLATKGTLQKFVDDLFETVFSTAHRGSALPLAIKYMFDFLDEQADQRQISDPDVRHTWKSNCLPLRFWVNVIKNPQFVFDIHKNSITDACLSVVAQTFMDSCSTSEHRLGKDSPSNKLLYAKDIPNYKSWVERYYRDIAKMASISDQDMDAYLVEQSRIHASDFNVLSALSELYFYVTKYHQEILTALDRDASCRKHKLRQKLEQIISLVSSNS, from the exons ATGCCCGCTGTCTGCCTCCTTCCACTGCTCTTCCTTGCCGTCGGGGGGGGCCTGGGCAGCAGCAGGCCCTTCCGTGCCTTTGTGGTGACAGACACCACGCTCACCCACTTGGCCGTGCACCGAGTGACTGGGGAGGTGTTTGTGGGTGCAGTAAACCGAGTCTTCAAGCTGGCCCCCAACCTGACCGAGCTGCGGGCCCATGTCACGGGGCCCGTGGAGGACAATGCTCGCTGCTACCCACCTCCCAGCATGCGCGTGTGTGCCCACCGCCTGGCACCCGTGGACAACGTGAACAAGCTGCTGCTCATAGACTACGCGGCCCACCGCCTGGTGGCCTGTGGCAGCATCTGGCAGGGCATCTGCCAGTTCTTGCGCCTGGATGACCTCTTCAAGCTGGGAGAGCCCCACCACCGCAAGGAGCACTACCTGTCGGGGGCCCAGGAGCCCGACTCCATGGCTGGCGTTATCGTGGAGCAGGGCCAAGGGCCCAGTAAGCTGTTCGTGGGCACCGCTGTTGACGGCAAGTCAGAGTACTTCCCCACCCTGAGCTCCCGCAAGCTCGTTGGCGACGAGGACAGTGCGGACATGTTCAGTCTG GTGTACCAGGACGAGTTTGTCTCCTCTCAAATCAAGATCCCCTCAGACACACTGTCCTTGTACCCCGCCTTTGACATCTACTACATCTACGGCTTTGTGAGCGCCTCCTTTGTGTACTTCCTGACGCTGCAGCTGGACACCCAGCAGACGCTGCTGGACACAGCGGGCGAGAAGTTCTTCACGTCGAAGATCGTGCGCATGTGCACGGGGGACTCGGAGTTCTACTCGTACGTGGAGTTCCCCATCGGCTGCTCCTGGCGCGGCGTGGAGTACCGCTTGGTGCAGAGCGCCCACCTGGCCAAGCCCGGCCCGCTGCTGGCCCAGGCCCTGGGTGTGCCGGCCGACGAGGACGTCCTCTTCACCATCTTCTCCCAGGGCCAGAAGAACCGGGCCAGCCCCCCTCGGCAGACCATCCTCTGCCTCTTTACCCTCAGCAACATCAACGCCCACATCCGGCACCGCATCCAGTCCTGCTACCGTGGGGAGGGCACGCTGGCCCTGCCCTGGCTGCTGAACAAGGAGCTTCCCTGCATCAACACC CCCATGCAGATCAACGGGAACTTCTGTGGGCTGGTGTTGAACCAGCCACTGGGCGGCCTGCACGTGATCGAGGGGCTACCCCTGCTGGCCGACAGCACCGATGGCATGGCCAGCGTGGCCGCCTACACCTACCACCAGCATTCCGTGGTGTTCATTGGCACGCGCAGCGGCAGTCTGAAGAAG GTGCGGGTGGATGGCTCCCAGGATGCCCACCTGTATGAGACAGTCCCTGTGGTGGACGGGAGCCCCATTCTCCGAGACTTGCTCTTCAGCCCCGACTACCTGCACATCTACCTCCTGAGTGAGAAGCAG GTGAGCCTGCTCCCGGTGGAGACCTGCGAGCAGTACCTGACCTGCGCTGCCTGCCTAGGCTCAGGGGACCCACACTGTGGTTGGTGCGTGCTGCAGCACAG GTGCTGCCGTGAAGGGGCCTGTCCAGGTGCCTCTGCCCCACATGGCTTTGCAGAGGAGCTAAGCAAGTGTGTCCAGGTGCGGGTCCGGCCCAACAATGTGTCAGTGACATCGCCTGGGGTGCAG ctGACTGTAGCCATGCGCAACGTGCCAGACCTCAGCGCGGGTGTGAGCTGTGCCTTTGAGGAGGTGACAGAGAGCAAGGCCATCCTGCTCCCCTCTGGCGAGCTGCGCTGCCCCTCACCCTCCCTCCAGGAGCTCCAGGCTCTCACCAGGGGGCACG GGGCCACCCGCACCGTGCGGCTGCAGCTGCTGTCCAAGGAGACGGGCGTGAGGTTTGCCGGGGCTGACTTTGTCTTCTACAACTGCAGCGTCCTCCAGTC GTGCATGTCCTGTGTCGGCAGCCCTTACCCCTGCCACTGGTGTAAGTACCGCCACGTGTGTACCAGCCACCCCCATGAGTGCTCCTTCCAGGAGGGCAGGGTCCACAGCCCTGAG GGCTGTCCTGAGATCCTGCCCAGCGGGGACCTCCTGATCCCTGTCGGCGTCATGCAACCTCTTACCCTGCGGGCGAAGAACCTGCCGCAGCCCCAGTCGGGCCAGAAGAACTACGAGTGCGTGGTCCGGGTGCAGGGGCGGCAGCAGCGGGTGCCAGCCGTGCGTTTTAACAGCAGCAGTGTGCAGTGCCAGAACGCCTCG TACTCCTATGAAGGCGATGAGTATGGTGACACTGAGCTGGACTTCTCTGTGGTCTGGGATGGAGACTTCCCCATCGACAAGCCTCCCAGCTTCAGAG CCCTCCTTTACAAGTGCTGGGCCCAGCGGCCCAGCTGCGGCCTCTGCCTCAAGGCTGACCCCCGCTTCAACTGCGGCTGGTGCATCTCGGAGCACAGGTGCCAGCTGCGGGCCCACTGCCCGGCCCCCAAGACCAACTGGATGCACCCGAGCCAGAGGGGTGTCCGGTGCAGCCACCCCCGCATCGCCCAG ATCCACCCGCTCATGGGGCCCAAGGAGGGAGGTACTCGGGTTACCATCGTGGGCGAGAACCTGGGCCTCACCTCCCGGGAGGTGGGCCTGCGGGTGGCCGGTGTGCGGTGCAACTCCATCCCTGCCGAGTACGTCAGCGCTGAGAG GATCGTGTGTGAGATGGAAGAGTCGCTGGTGCCCAGCCCGCCGCCGGGGCCCGCGGAGCTGTGTGTGGGCGACTGCTCCGCTGACTTCCGCACGCAGTCCGAGCAGCTCTACAGCTTCGTG ACCCCGACGTTCGACCGAGTGAGTCCCGGCCGGGGCCCGGCGTCAGGGGGCACGCGGCTCACCATCTCCGGCAGCTTTCTGGATGCTGGCAGCAGGGTCATGGTGACCGTGAGAGATGGCGAGTGCCAGTTTGTGAG GAGAGATGCTGAGGCGATCGTGTGTATCTCGCCTGTCTCCACCCTGGGCCCCAGCCAGGCCCCCATCACCCTTGCCATCGACCGAGCCAACATCTCCAGCCCCGGAGTCATCTACACATACACTCAGGACCCCACTGTCACTCACCTCGAGCCTACCTGGAGCATCATTAA TGGAAGCACTGCCATAACTGTGAGTGGGACCCACCTTCTGACAGTCCAGGAGCCCCGGGTCCGGGCCAAGTACCGCGGCATTGAGACCACCAAT ACTTGCCAGGTGATCAACGACACTGCCATGCTTTGCAAGGCCCCAGGCATCTTCCTCGGGCGGCCCCAGCCGCAGGCCCAGGGCGAGCACCCTGACGAGTTTGGCTTCCTGCTGGACCACGTGCAGACGGCCCGCTCCCTCAACCGCTCTTCCTTTACCTACTACCCCGACCCCAGTTTTGAGCCGCTCGGGCCCTCCGGCATCCTGGATGTCAAGCCCGGTTCCCACGTGGTGCTGAAG GGCAAGAACCTGATCCCCGCCGCAGCCGGCAGCTCCCGCCTCAACTACACGGTGCTGATCGGAGGCCGGCCGTGCGCACTCACCGTCTCAGACACGCAACTCCTGTGTGACTCGCCCAGCCAGACGGGCCGGCAGCCTGTCATG GTGCTGGTGGGCGGCCTGGAGTTCTGGCTGGGCACCCTGCACATCACAGCCGAGCGAGCACTGACCCTGCCGGCCACGGTAGGGCTGGCGGCTGGGGGCGGGCTCTTGCTGCTGGCCATCACCGCTGTGCTGGTCGCCTACAAGCGCAAGACTCAGGACGCAGACCGCACACTCAAGCGGCTCCAGCTACAGATGGACAACCTGGAGTCCCGCGTGGCCCTAGAATGCAAGGAAG CTTTTGCAGAGCTGCAGACGGACATCAACGAGCTGACGAACCACATGGACGGGGTGCAGATCCCTTTCCTGGACTACCGGACCTATGCCGTGCGTGTGCTCTTCCCAGGCATTGAAGCCCACCCGGTGCTCAAGGAGCTGGAT ACGCCCCCCAATGTCGAGAAGGCTCTGCGCCTCTTTGGGCAGCTGCTGCACAGCCGCGCCTTCCTGCTGACCTTCATCCACACGCTGGAGGCCCAGAGCAGCTTCTCCATGCGCGACCGCGGCACCGTGGCCTCGCTCACCATGGTGGCCCTGCAGAGCCGGCTCGACTACGCCACGGGGCTGCTCAAGCAATTGCTGGCAGACCTCATAGAGAAAAACCTTGAGAGCAAGAACCACCCCAAGCTACTACTGCGCAG GACGGAGTCAGTGGCTGAGAAGATGCTTACCAACTGGTTCACATTCCTGCTGCACAAGTTTCTTAAG GAATGTGCAGGGGAGCCGCTCTTCCTGCTGTACTGCGCCATCAAGCAGCAGATGGAGAAGGGCCCCATAGATGCCATCACCGGCGAAGCGCGCTACTCCCTGAGTGAGGACAAGCTCATCCGGCAGCAGATTGACTACAAGACGCTG ACCCTGCACTGTATGTGCCCGGAGAGTGAGGCTAGTGCCCAGGTCCCGGTGAAGGTTCTCAACTGCGACAGCATCACCCAGGCCAAGGACAAGCTGCTGGATGCTGTGTACAAGGGCATCCCGTACTCCCAGCGCCCCAAGGCTGAGGACATGGACCTGG AATGGCGCCAGGGCCGTATGGCCCGCATCATCCTACAGGATGAAGATGTCACTACCAAGATTGAGTGTGACTGGAAGAGAGTCAACTCACTGGCTCACTACCAG GTGACAGATGGTTCCTTGGTGGCACTGGTACCCAAACAAGTGTCTGCCTATAACATGGCCAACTCCTTCACTTTCACCCGCTCCCTCAGCCGCTACG AGAGCTTGCTCCGCACGGCCAGCAGCCCTGATAGCCTCCGCTCGCGGGCGCCCATGATCACACCCGATCAGGAGACGGGCACCAAACTGTGGCACCTGGTGAAGAACCATGACCATGCCGACCACCGAGAGGGGGATCGTGGCAGCAAGATGGTCTCAGAGATCTACCTGACGCGACTGCTGGCCACCAAG GGCACGCTGCAGAAGTTTGTGGATGACCTCTTTGAAACCGTGTTCAGCACGGCCCACCGGGGCTCAGCTCTGCCCCTGGCCATCAAGTACATGTTCGACTTCCTGGACGAGCAGGCTGACCAGCGTCAGATCAGCGACCCTGACGTGCGCCATACCTGGAAGAGCAACTG cCTGCCCCTGCGCTTCTGGGTGAACGTGATCAAGAACCCGCAGTTCGTGTTCGACATCCACAAGAACAGCATCACAGACGCCTGCCTGTCCGTGGTGGCCCAGACCTTCATGGACTCCTGCTCCACGTCAGAGCACCGCCTGGGCAAGGACTCACCCTCCAACAAGCTGCTCTATGCCAAGGACATCCCCAACTACAAGAGCTGGGTGGAAAG GTACTACCGAGACATTGCAAAGATGGCATCCATCAGTGACCAAGACATGGATGCCTACCTGGTGGAGCAGTCCCGCATCCATGCGAGTGACTTCAATGTCCTAAGCGCTCTCAGTGAGCTCTACTTCTATGTCACCAAGTACCACCAGGAG ATTCTTACCGCTCTGGACCGAGATGCCTCTTGTCGGAAGCATAAGTTGCGCCAGAAGCTGGAACAGATCATCAGCCTCGTGTCCAGCAACAGCTAA